Proteins from one Hyperolius riggenbachi isolate aHypRig1 chromosome 4, aHypRig1.pri, whole genome shotgun sequence genomic window:
- the IWS1 gene encoding protein IWS1 homolog isoform X1: MEADYYSPEHSDDGGATPVQDERYSGSDDEGNYNEQHVSDAESPAQQYENDNSDAEENVRARGSGSENEINDSDDDERRDRNSSDVENGSFNRNASDSENEGVQNHVASDSEDEANGRKGSDDDEEDTRAKGGTSDYEEEVRSRHSASDSDEDVPNRQILDSEDEVNGKNAGSDSDDEPQAKHIESDSEDEAPAKQAPSDSEDEVPSKRAASESDEETPSKRPVSDSEDETPAKRVASDSEDEAPAKRVVSDSEDEAAVKRVASDSEDEAPAKRVASDSEDEAPAKRVASDSEDEAPAKRAASDSEDEAPAKRASSDSEDAAPAKRVASDSEDEVPVKRVVKRRRKVKKSSSASEQDTRQKAASGSEAKTPSKRRKKVKKAASGSEEDTRQKAASGSEDKAPSKRRKKVKKAASGSDDAPSKRRKKVKKAASGSEHEAPSKRRKKVKKAASDSEEDTPPKAASGSDEAPSKRGKKVKKAASDSEDDMPQKAASGSDEAPSKRGKKVKKAASDSEEDTPQKAASGSEEEAPSKRGKKVKKAASGSEEDTTQKAASGSEEDTPQKAASGSEDEAPSKRGKKVKKAASDSEEDTPQKAASGSEEDMPQKAASGSEDEAPSKRGKKVKKAASGSEEDTPQKAASGSEDEAPSKRRKKVKKAASGSEEDTPQKAASDSEEDTPQKAASGSEDEAPSKRRKKVKKAASGSEEDTPQKAASDSEEDTLQKAASDSEDEAPSKRAVVDSDDDAPAKLVNSDSEAEQPSKKKGSDSEDDTPAKQDAANSEDEFPRMKRKIISSDDSDDEDERKPKSKKKKPPRRRSGSESDDSERAKKKAASDSEDEVVSKKKTILSDSEDDEAADKPANKKSRILSDGDSDSDSDSKKTPQKKKAMTSDSEDEEKSKEQPKVAEKKLFGSDSESGNEDEENLIADIFGESGDEEEEEFTGFNQEDLEGEKVVAKQQVEADSDSDVDMKSSKMSDFKSDFELMLERKKNMSGKRRRNRDGGTFISDADDVVNAMIIKMNEAAEEDRNLNTNKKPALKKLTLLPTVVMHLKKQDLKETFIDSGVMSAIKEWLTPLPDRSLPALKIREELLKILQELPSVSQETLKHSGIGRAVMYLYKHPKESRPNKDVAGKLINEWSRPIFGLTSNYKGMTREEREQRDLEQMPQRRRMSSSGGQTPRRDLEKVLTGEEKALRPGDPGFCARARVPMPSNKDYVVRPKWNVDMESSRFGGARKGITRLEKHKRRFAEQKRLTKAIRAVKFSIEGNRMPL; encoded by the exons AATGACAACAGTGATGCTGAAGAAAATGTGAGAGCAAGAGGCAGCGGATCTGAGAATGAAATCAATGACTCAGATGATGATGAACGGAGAGATCGTAACTCTAGTGATGTAGAGAATGGCAGTTTCAATCGCAACGCCAGTGACTCTGAGAATGAAGGCGTTCAAAATCATGTTGCCAGTGATTCAGAAGATGAAGCCAATGGACGGAAGGGCAGTGATGATGATGAAGAGGATACTCGTGCTAAAGGAGGAACCAGTGACTATGAAGAGGAGGTACGATCTAGACATTCTGCAAGTGATTCGGATGAAGATGTGCCCAACAGACAAATTCTTGATTCTGAAGATGAAGTGAATGGTAAAAATGCAGGTAGTGATTCTGATGATGAACCTCAAGCCAAACACATAGAAAGTGACTCAGAAGATGAGGCTCCTGCTAAGCAAGCGCCAAGTGACTCAGAAGATGAGGTTCCTTCTAAACGAGCTGCTAGTGAATCTGATGAGGAAACTCCATCCAAGCGACCAGTTAGTGACTCAGAGGATGAGACTCCTGCCAAGCGGGTGGCTAGTGACTCCGAAGATGAGGCTCCTGCTAAGCGAGTAGTTAGTGACTCCGAAGATGAGGCTGCCGTTAAACGTGTGGCTAGTGACTCAGAAGATGAGGCTCCTGCTAAACGTGTGGCTAGTGACTCAGAAGATGAGGCTCCTGCTAAACGTGTGGCTAGTGACTCAGAAGATGAGGCTCCTGCTAAACGAGCGGCTAGTGACTCAGAAGATGAGGCTCCTGCCAAGCGAGCATCTAGTGACTCAGAGGATGCGGCTCCTGCCAAGAGAGTGGCTAGTGACTCAGAGGATGAGGTACCAGTTAAACGGGTAGTTAAGCGTcgcagaaaagtaaaaaaatcatCCAGTGCTTCAGAACAGGATACACGGCAAAAAGCAGCCAGTGGCTCAGAAGCTAAGACACCTTCTAAGCGtcgcaaaaaagtaaaaaaagcagCCAGTGGTTCAGAAGAGGATACACGGCAAAAAGCAGCCAGTGGGTCAGAAGATAAGGCACCTTCTAAGCGTcgcaaaaaagtgaaaaaagcagCCAGTGGCTCCGATGATGCACCTTCTAAGCGTcgcaaaaaagtgaaaaaagcagCCAGTGGCTCAGAACATGAGGCACCTTCTAAGCGTcgcaaaaaagtgaaaaaagcggCCAGTGACTCAGAAGAGGATACGCCGCCAAAAGCAGCCAGTGGCTCAGATGAGGCACCTTCTAAGCGtggcaaaaaagtaaaaaaagcagCCAGTGACTCAGAAGATGATATGCCGCAAAAAGCAGCCAGTGGCTCAGATGAGGCACCTTCTAAGCGTggcaaaaaggtgaaaaaagcagCCAGTGACTCAGAAGAGGATACACCGCAAAAAGCAGCCAGTGGCTCAGAAGAAGAGGCACCTTCTAAGCGTggcaaaaaggtgaaaaaagcagCCAGTGGCTCAGAAGAGGATACAACGCAAAAAGCAGCCAGTGGCTCAGAAGAGGATACGCCGCAAAAAGCAGCCAGTGGCTCAGAAGATGAGGCACCTTCTAAGCGTggcaaaaaggtgaaaaaagcagCCAGTGACTCAGAAGAGGATACACCACAAAAAGCAGCCAGTGGCTCAGAAGAGGATATGCCGCAAAAAGCAGCCAGTGGCTCAGAAGATGAGGCACCTTCTAAGCGTggcaaaaaagtgaaaaaagcagCCAGTGGTTCAGAAGAGGATACGCCGCAAAAAGCAGCCAGTGGCTCAGAAGATGAGGCACCTTCTAAGCGTcgcaaaaaggtgaaaaaagcagCCAGTGGTTCAGAAGAGGATACACCGCAAAAAGCAGCCAGTGACTCAGAAGAGGATACACCGCAAAAAGCAGCCAGTGGCTCAGAAGATGAGGCACCTTCTAAGCGTcgcaaaaaggtgaaaaaagcagCCAGTGGTTCAGAAGAGGATACACCGCAAAAAGCAGCCAGTGACTCAGAAGAGGATACACTGCAAAAAGCAGCCAGTGACTCAGAAGATGAAGCACCTTCTAAGCGCGCAGTTGTTGACTCTGATGATGATGCACCTGCAAAACTTGTAAACAGTGATTCTGAAGCTGAACAACCCTCCAAGAAAAAGGGCAGTGACTCTGAAGATGATACACCTGCCAAGCAAGATGCCGCCAACTCTGAAGATGAGTTtccaaggatgaaaagaaaaattaTTTCATCAGATGATAGCGATGATGAAGATGAAAGAaagccaaaaagtaaaaagaagAAGCCACCCCGACGCAGATCTGGTTCAGAAAGTGATGATAGTGAGCGTGCCAAGAAAAAAGCTGCATCTGACAGTGAAGATGAAGTGGTGTCCAAAAAGAAAACCATCCTTTCTGACAGTGAAGATGATGAAGCTGCAGATAAGCCAG CCAATAAAAAGAGCCGCATCCTTTCTGATGGCGATTCTGACAGCGATTCAGACTCCAAGAAAACTCCTCAGAAGAAGAAGGCCATGACATCGGACAGTGAAGATGAAGAGAAATCTAAAGAACAGCCAAAAGTTGCAGAGAAGAAGCTGTTTGGCAGTGACAGTGAATCTGGAAATGAAGATGAAGA AAACCTAATTGCAGATATTTTTGGAGAATCTGgagatgaagaggaggaggagtttacA GGTTTTAACCAAGAAGATCTGGAAGGGGAGAAGGTAGTTGCAAAACAACAAGTAGAAGCGGATTCAGACTCTGATGTTGACATGAAATCTAGTAAAAT GTCTGACTTCAAGTCTGACTTTGAGCTGATGttggagaggaagaagaacaTGAGCGGTAAACGGCGGAGGAACCGGGACGGAGGCACGTTTATAAGCGACGCAGACGATGTTGTGAATGCCATGatcataaaaatgaatgaggctgcAGAG GAGGACAGAAACCTTAACACCAACAAGAAGCCTGCACTGAAGAAACTAACCCTACTTCccactgtagtcatgcacctgaaaaa GCAAGATCTGAAAGAGACCTTCATTGACAGTGGTGTTATGTCTGCTATAAAGGAGTGGCTCACACCCCTTCCTGACCGCAGCTTGCCAGCACTGAAGATCAGAGAGGAGCTGCTGAAGATCCTCCAAGAG CTGCCCAGTGTAAGCCAGGAAACCTTAAAACACAGTGGCATTGGCAGAGCTGTTATGTATCTTTACAAACATCCCAAAGAGTCAAGACCAAACAAAGACGTTGCTGGAAAACTCATAA ATGAATGGTCACGGCCTATCTTTGGGTTGACCTCCAATTATAAAGGGATgaccagagaggagagagaacagAGAGATCTGGAGCAAATGCCCCAGCGCAGAAGAATGAGTAG TTCGGGTGGGCAGACGCCACGTAGAGACCTGGAAAAGGTGTTGACAGGAGAAGAGAA GGCATTAAGGCCTGGTGACCCAGGTTTCTGTGCTCGGGCTCGTGTTCCGATGCCTTCAAACAAGGATTATGTGGTCCGACCCAAATGGAATGTGGACATGGAATCTTCTCGG TTTGGAGGGGCGCGGAAAGGAATTACTCGTCTGGAGAAGCACAAAAGACGCTTTGCTGAACAGAAAAGGCTCACTAAAGCCATTCGTGCCGTAAAATTCAGCATAGAGGGGAACAGAATGCCCCTGTGA
- the IWS1 gene encoding protein IWS1 homolog isoform X2, with amino-acid sequence MEADYYSPEHSDDGGATPVQDERYSGSDDEGNYNEQHVSDAESPAQQYENDNSDAEENVRARGSGSENEINDSDDDERRDRNSSDVENGSFNRNASDSENEGVQNHVASDSEDEANGRKGSDDDEEDTRAKGGTSDYEEEVRSRHSASDSDEDVPNRQILDSEDEVNGKNAGSDSDDEPQAKHIESDSEDEAPAKQAPSDSEDEVPSKRAASESDEETPSKRPVSDSEDETPAKRVASDSEDEAPAKRVVSDSEDEAAVKRVASDSEDEAPAKRVASDSEDEAPAKRVASDSEDEAPAKRAASDSEDEAPAKRASSDSEDAAPAKRVASDSEDEVPVKRVVKRRRKVKKSSSASEQDTRQKAASGSEAKTPSKRRKKVKKAASGSEEDTRQKAASGSEDKAPSKRRKKVKKAASGSDDAPSKRRKKVKKAASGSEHEAPSKRRKKVKKAASDSEEDTPPKAASGSDEAPSKRGKKVKKAASDSEDDMPQKAASGSDEAPSKRGKKVKKAASDSEEDTPQKAASGSEEEAPSKRGKKVKKAASGSEEDTTQKAASGSEEDTPQKAASGSEDEAPSKRGKKVKKAASDSEEDTPQKAASGSEEDMPQKAASGSEDEAPSKRGKKVKKAASGSEEDTPQKAASGSEDEAPSKRRKKVKKAASGSEEDTPQKAASDSEEDTPQKAASGSEDEAPSKRRKKVKKAASGSEEDTPQKAASDSEEDTLQKAASDSEDEAPSKRAVVDSDDDAPAKLVNSDSEAEQPSKKKGSDSEDDTPAKQDAANSEDEFPRMKRKIISSDDSDDEDERKPKSKKKKPPRRRSGSESDDSERAKKKAASDSEDEVVSKKKTILSDSEDDEAADKPANKKSRILSDGDSDSDSDSKKTPQKKKAMTSDSEDEEKSKEQPKVAEKKLFGSDSESGNEDEENLIADIFGESGDEEEEEFTGFNQEDLEGEKVVAKQQVEADSDSDVDMKSSKMSDFKSDFELMLERKKNMSGKRRRNRDGGTFISDADDVVNAMIIKMNEAAEEDRNLNTNKKPALKKLTLLPTVVMHLKKQDLKETFIDSGVMSAIKEWLTPLPDRSLPALKIREELLKILQELPSVSQETLKHSGIGRAVMYLYKHPKESRPNKDVAGKLINEWSRPIFGLTSNYKGMTREEREQRDLEQMPQRRRMSSSGGQTPRRDLEKVLTGEEKALRPGDPGFCARARVPMPSNKDYVVRPKWNVDMESSRGGNKKGVSRLDKQMRKFTDIRKKFRTAHAVKISIEGNKMPL; translated from the exons AATGACAACAGTGATGCTGAAGAAAATGTGAGAGCAAGAGGCAGCGGATCTGAGAATGAAATCAATGACTCAGATGATGATGAACGGAGAGATCGTAACTCTAGTGATGTAGAGAATGGCAGTTTCAATCGCAACGCCAGTGACTCTGAGAATGAAGGCGTTCAAAATCATGTTGCCAGTGATTCAGAAGATGAAGCCAATGGACGGAAGGGCAGTGATGATGATGAAGAGGATACTCGTGCTAAAGGAGGAACCAGTGACTATGAAGAGGAGGTACGATCTAGACATTCTGCAAGTGATTCGGATGAAGATGTGCCCAACAGACAAATTCTTGATTCTGAAGATGAAGTGAATGGTAAAAATGCAGGTAGTGATTCTGATGATGAACCTCAAGCCAAACACATAGAAAGTGACTCAGAAGATGAGGCTCCTGCTAAGCAAGCGCCAAGTGACTCAGAAGATGAGGTTCCTTCTAAACGAGCTGCTAGTGAATCTGATGAGGAAACTCCATCCAAGCGACCAGTTAGTGACTCAGAGGATGAGACTCCTGCCAAGCGGGTGGCTAGTGACTCCGAAGATGAGGCTCCTGCTAAGCGAGTAGTTAGTGACTCCGAAGATGAGGCTGCCGTTAAACGTGTGGCTAGTGACTCAGAAGATGAGGCTCCTGCTAAACGTGTGGCTAGTGACTCAGAAGATGAGGCTCCTGCTAAACGTGTGGCTAGTGACTCAGAAGATGAGGCTCCTGCTAAACGAGCGGCTAGTGACTCAGAAGATGAGGCTCCTGCCAAGCGAGCATCTAGTGACTCAGAGGATGCGGCTCCTGCCAAGAGAGTGGCTAGTGACTCAGAGGATGAGGTACCAGTTAAACGGGTAGTTAAGCGTcgcagaaaagtaaaaaaatcatCCAGTGCTTCAGAACAGGATACACGGCAAAAAGCAGCCAGTGGCTCAGAAGCTAAGACACCTTCTAAGCGtcgcaaaaaagtaaaaaaagcagCCAGTGGTTCAGAAGAGGATACACGGCAAAAAGCAGCCAGTGGGTCAGAAGATAAGGCACCTTCTAAGCGTcgcaaaaaagtgaaaaaagcagCCAGTGGCTCCGATGATGCACCTTCTAAGCGTcgcaaaaaagtgaaaaaagcagCCAGTGGCTCAGAACATGAGGCACCTTCTAAGCGTcgcaaaaaagtgaaaaaagcggCCAGTGACTCAGAAGAGGATACGCCGCCAAAAGCAGCCAGTGGCTCAGATGAGGCACCTTCTAAGCGtggcaaaaaagtaaaaaaagcagCCAGTGACTCAGAAGATGATATGCCGCAAAAAGCAGCCAGTGGCTCAGATGAGGCACCTTCTAAGCGTggcaaaaaggtgaaaaaagcagCCAGTGACTCAGAAGAGGATACACCGCAAAAAGCAGCCAGTGGCTCAGAAGAAGAGGCACCTTCTAAGCGTggcaaaaaggtgaaaaaagcagCCAGTGGCTCAGAAGAGGATACAACGCAAAAAGCAGCCAGTGGCTCAGAAGAGGATACGCCGCAAAAAGCAGCCAGTGGCTCAGAAGATGAGGCACCTTCTAAGCGTggcaaaaaggtgaaaaaagcagCCAGTGACTCAGAAGAGGATACACCACAAAAAGCAGCCAGTGGCTCAGAAGAGGATATGCCGCAAAAAGCAGCCAGTGGCTCAGAAGATGAGGCACCTTCTAAGCGTggcaaaaaagtgaaaaaagcagCCAGTGGTTCAGAAGAGGATACGCCGCAAAAAGCAGCCAGTGGCTCAGAAGATGAGGCACCTTCTAAGCGTcgcaaaaaggtgaaaaaagcagCCAGTGGTTCAGAAGAGGATACACCGCAAAAAGCAGCCAGTGACTCAGAAGAGGATACACCGCAAAAAGCAGCCAGTGGCTCAGAAGATGAGGCACCTTCTAAGCGTcgcaaaaaggtgaaaaaagcagCCAGTGGTTCAGAAGAGGATACACCGCAAAAAGCAGCCAGTGACTCAGAAGAGGATACACTGCAAAAAGCAGCCAGTGACTCAGAAGATGAAGCACCTTCTAAGCGCGCAGTTGTTGACTCTGATGATGATGCACCTGCAAAACTTGTAAACAGTGATTCTGAAGCTGAACAACCCTCCAAGAAAAAGGGCAGTGACTCTGAAGATGATACACCTGCCAAGCAAGATGCCGCCAACTCTGAAGATGAGTTtccaaggatgaaaagaaaaattaTTTCATCAGATGATAGCGATGATGAAGATGAAAGAaagccaaaaagtaaaaagaagAAGCCACCCCGACGCAGATCTGGTTCAGAAAGTGATGATAGTGAGCGTGCCAAGAAAAAAGCTGCATCTGACAGTGAAGATGAAGTGGTGTCCAAAAAGAAAACCATCCTTTCTGACAGTGAAGATGATGAAGCTGCAGATAAGCCAG CCAATAAAAAGAGCCGCATCCTTTCTGATGGCGATTCTGACAGCGATTCAGACTCCAAGAAAACTCCTCAGAAGAAGAAGGCCATGACATCGGACAGTGAAGATGAAGAGAAATCTAAAGAACAGCCAAAAGTTGCAGAGAAGAAGCTGTTTGGCAGTGACAGTGAATCTGGAAATGAAGATGAAGA AAACCTAATTGCAGATATTTTTGGAGAATCTGgagatgaagaggaggaggagtttacA GGTTTTAACCAAGAAGATCTGGAAGGGGAGAAGGTAGTTGCAAAACAACAAGTAGAAGCGGATTCAGACTCTGATGTTGACATGAAATCTAGTAAAAT GTCTGACTTCAAGTCTGACTTTGAGCTGATGttggagaggaagaagaacaTGAGCGGTAAACGGCGGAGGAACCGGGACGGAGGCACGTTTATAAGCGACGCAGACGATGTTGTGAATGCCATGatcataaaaatgaatgaggctgcAGAG GAGGACAGAAACCTTAACACCAACAAGAAGCCTGCACTGAAGAAACTAACCCTACTTCccactgtagtcatgcacctgaaaaa GCAAGATCTGAAAGAGACCTTCATTGACAGTGGTGTTATGTCTGCTATAAAGGAGTGGCTCACACCCCTTCCTGACCGCAGCTTGCCAGCACTGAAGATCAGAGAGGAGCTGCTGAAGATCCTCCAAGAG CTGCCCAGTGTAAGCCAGGAAACCTTAAAACACAGTGGCATTGGCAGAGCTGTTATGTATCTTTACAAACATCCCAAAGAGTCAAGACCAAACAAAGACGTTGCTGGAAAACTCATAA ATGAATGGTCACGGCCTATCTTTGGGTTGACCTCCAATTATAAAGGGATgaccagagaggagagagaacagAGAGATCTGGAGCAAATGCCCCAGCGCAGAAGAATGAGTAG TTCGGGTGGGCAGACGCCACGTAGAGACCTGGAAAAGGTGTTGACAGGAGAAGAGAA GGCATTAAGGCCTGGTGACCCAGGTTTCTGTGCTCGGGCTCGTGTTCCGATGCCTTCAAACAAGGATTATGTGGTCCGACCCAAATGGAATGTGGACATGGAATCTTCTCGG GGAGGCAACAAGAAGGGAGTGAGCCGATTGGACAAGCAGATGAGGAAGTTCACAGACATCCGTAAGAAGTTCCGCACTGCACATGCTGTGAAGATCAGCATAGAGGGAAACAAGATGCCATTGTGA